DNA sequence from the Candidatus Saccharibacteria bacterium oral taxon 488 genome:
TTCTTCATCATCCAGCGGCAGTGTTGATAAATCAATATCCGTTTTGTAGACTTTACGAATAATACGCAGGGCGTTGTTGATGATGGACAAGTTAGACAGACCCAAAAAGTCCATCTTCAGCAGCCCAAGCTCTTCCACCGGGCCCATCGGATACTGCGTTGCCACCACGCCCTTTTGCGCCATCTCGAGCGGCACGTATTTCACCAAATCATCCGGCGCAATCACCACGCCGGCGGCATGCACACCGTGCGAACGAATCGTTCCTTCCAGCTGCGACGCAAAGTCATAAACCGTTTTGGCAGTCGGGTTGGTTTCGTATTCTTTTTTAAGGTCAGGATCTTCCTCGAGCGACTTTTTGATAGGCACATGCCGGCCCTGAACGGGCGGTGGAATGAGCTTGGCCAGCCGGTCCGACTCGCCATATGGTACCTGCAGCACCCGCGCCACGTCACGCACCGAAGCACGCGCCGCCATGGTACCAAAGGTACAGATGTTAGCCACTCGTTCTGGGCCATATTTCTTGGCACAATATTCAATCACCTCACCGCGGCGGGTGTCTTGAATGTCGATATCGATGTCGGGCATGGAAATACGATCCGGGTTAAGGAAGCGCTCAAACAGCAGGTCATAATGCAGCGGATCAAGGTCGGTGATGTTTAGAGCATAGGCGATGATAGAGCCAGCTGCTGAGCCACGCCCCGGGCCAAAAATAATTCCTTGAGATTTGCCCCAGTTGATAAAGTCCTGGACGATCAAAAAGTAGCCGTTATAGCCCATGTTGTCGAGCACGCCGAATTCCATATCTAGTCGCTCTAGCTGCGCCTCTGATAACTTGGCTCGCAGCTGATCATTTGGCAGCTTCTTTGCATCCTCCAGCTTCATACCAGCATACCGTGCTGCCATACCGCTATACACTAGGTGATCCAGATATTCTTTCTCGGACTCACCGTTTGGCGTTGGGAATTTCGGGATGAGAATATCACCAAGTTTAATTTCTACGTCGCACCGATCGGCGATGGCTTTGGTATTGGCAATTGCCTGCGGATTGGTGGTTTGCCACCGCGAAATGATGTCTTCTGGTGTGGTCAAATGCAGCTCAAAGTCCTTCAAGCTCATCCGCTTTTCATCACTCAAATATGCGCCGGTACCAACGCATAGCAGAATCTCATGTGCCTCTTGGTCTTCGTGATTGAGGTAATGGCCGTCGCTGGTCACCACACAGGGAATGTCTAGTTCCTCGCTGATGCGCTCGATGTAATCATTGACTTTTTTCTGCTCCGGCCAGTGACTGCGCGCCTCGGGATGACCGTGATCTTGTAGCTCCATGTAGTAGCGATCACCAAACACCGACTTGTACCAGCCAGCGATTTCCTTGGCCTTTTCATAATCATCATTGCGCAAATTCTCACCCAGCTCACCACCGATACAACCAGACATACAGATGATGCCTTCGTTGTATTGCTCCAGTAGCTCGTGGTCAATGCGCGGCTTGTAATAGACACCTTCGAGGTTAGCGATGGTGCTGAGCTGCATCAGATTTTGATAGCCCTTGTGATTCATGGCCAGTAGCGTCAGGTGATAGCGTGCCTTGTCCTTAGCTGGGTCGCGGTCATGACGAGTGCGGGCTGCCACATAGGTTTCGATACCGATGATTGGCTTGATACCAACATTCTTGGCTGCTTTATAAAACTCAATCGCGCCCGACATCGTGCCGTGGTCAGTAATGGCACAGGCCTCCATACCCAGCTCCTTCACCCGCGCCACCATGTCAGGAATTTTAGTCAGCCCATCCAGAAGCGAATGGTGGGTGTGATTGTGTAGGTGTACGTAATCAGACGGCTGCAACGCGGCCGCGGCTTGGACTGAAGCTGTCGTATGTTTGGTAGCCATTATCTATCACGCCTCCTTGGGCGCCACCTCCTCTTTCTCCACCAAGTATAGCATGTTAGCGCCGGCGCTGCATGGTATCAATCAACTGATTGAGAAAATCCGCCAGCGCTGGAAAGACGTCGGCAAACCGCCCCAGCAGCCAAGCCGACACCATGATCAACACCGTCACACCCACGAGGCTACCCATGCCAAAGAAAAAGCCGCGCCAAAAGTTTATCCAATAGATTTGCCGCCGCGATCGATGAAAATCAAAAAACAAGTCTTCAATCATTGCTTGCCGAGCGCCGTTTTCATTGTCACGCTTGATGCGATGAATGGCTCGGCGGGCTACCGAGGGACGTGGGTCGGCGGCCTTCTTGTCCTCATGGCCACTTTCTCTTGACGATTTAGTTGGCGCCATTTTCCTCAAGCCGCTTGACTAGATATTCACGAAGGCTCGCACCAAGCTTCGGATCACGCATGCCAAAATCGATCACTGTCTTGAGATACTCTAGCTTGTCGCCAGTGTCATAGTACATGCCATTGGTAATTTCCACGCCATAAAAACTATGGCCGTCATCAATCATACTCTGCATAATCGGCTGCACTGTAAATTCGCCGTGACCATCAAACGCATGTTTGGCCTTATCGAGATAGGTAAAGAACTCGCCCGGCAGC
Encoded proteins:
- the dnaE gene encoding DNA polymerase III subunit alpha; the encoded protein is MATKHTTASVQAAAALQPSDYVHLHNHTHHSLLDGLTKIPDMVARVKELGMEACAITDHGTMSGAIEFYKAAKNVGIKPIIGIETYVAARTRHDRDPAKDKARYHLTLLAMNHKGYQNLMQLSTIANLEGVYYKPRIDHELLEQYNEGIICMSGCIGGELGENLRNDDYEKAKEIAGWYKSVFGDRYYMELQDHGHPEARSHWPEQKKVNDYIERISEELDIPCVVTSDGHYLNHEDQEAHEILLCVGTGAYLSDEKRMSLKDFELHLTTPEDIISRWQTTNPQAIANTKAIADRCDVEIKLGDILIPKFPTPNGESEKEYLDHLVYSGMAARYAGMKLEDAKKLPNDQLRAKLSEAQLERLDMEFGVLDNMGYNGYFLIVQDFINWGKSQGIIFGPGRGSAAGSIIAYALNITDLDPLHYDLLFERFLNPDRISMPDIDIDIQDTRRGEVIEYCAKKYGPERVANICTFGTMAARASVRDVARVLQVPYGESDRLAKLIPPPVQGRHVPIKKSLEEDPDLKKEYETNPTAKTVYDFASQLEGTIRSHGVHAAGVVIAPDDLVKYVPLEMAQKGVVATQYPMGPVEELGLLKMDFLGLSNLSIINNALRIIRKVYKTDIDLSTLPLDDEETYKLFQRGDTTGVFQLESAGMKRYLRDLKPSVFEDIIAMVALYRPGPMQFIDSFIKRKHGEEEITYLHPGMENSLKNTYGILVYQEQFMQISKEWCGFTGGQADTLRKAVGKKKIDLMKKVKPEFVEGAVKVGGATKEIAEQFWDALEEFANYCFNKSHAACYGLIAYWTAYLKAHYPDAFMAALMTSDQDDTERLAIEMTECKHMGIEVLNPDVNESFVEFAVVPGEKKIRFGMAAVKGVGVGAVEEIIRAREADGPFKSVEDFAKRVSTSKFNRKAWESLIKTGAFDSFGDRSDLLFNLDTIVAFAQKTQKEAASGQTDLFGMLGDESADVQPTMQLQPAPAKHTNKERLMWERELMGLYISAHPLDAYETYLSEQAQPLTQLVPEYDGRLMTIGGIITTVRTIVTKSGSKMAFVGIEDKFGEGEVIVFPNLYEQVGAKLVQDAVIRVTGKNSARDRDGNLGSESKMIADEIELISDDDLRQYQSTGRKMEAPRMSNKVKQERRTAFRTQTTQRAGTARVSTAKETNMKSTPADATNTPPRPAATHAVPETEKLFLHIKNPSDHDKLVALKSLCSEYTGVTDVVLVLGEANKSAMRMPFRVEAGDQLMSQLRQALGDECVVLK